One Aquarana catesbeiana isolate 2022-GZ linkage group LG11, ASM4218655v1, whole genome shotgun sequence genomic window carries:
- the CFL1 gene encoding cofilin-1 translates to MASGVKVSDLVIAIFNAMKLHKSLEDKSKRIKAVLFCLSADKKTIIPEEGKEILVGDVSETADPYKCFVEMLPADDCRYALYDCCYETKESKKEELIFIFWAPDCAPLKSKMIYASSKDAIKKKFTGIKHEYQVNCLAEIKDRSCLAERLGGSNISVISVEGFPL, encoded by the exons ATG gccTCAGGTGTGAAGGTATCTGACCTTGTCATTGCAATATTCAATGCTATGAAGCTGCACAAATCTTTAGAAGATAAAAGTAAGCGCATTAAGGCAGTCCTATTTTGCTTAAGTGCTGACAAGAAAACTATCATCCCAGAAGAAGGCAAGGAGATCTTGGTTGGAGATGTTTCCGAGACTGCTGACCCTTACAAGTGCTTTGTGGAAATGCTACCAGCAGATGACTGCCGATATGCCCTCTATGACTGCTGCTATGAGACAAAGGAGAGCAAGAAAGAGGAGCTAATCTTTATATTCTG GGCACCTGATTGTGCTCCATTGAAAAGCAAAATGATATATGCCAGTTCTAAAGATGCAATCAAGAAGAAATTTACAG GCATCAAACATGAATACCAGGTAAACTGCCTGGCTGAAATAAAGGATCGTAGTTGCCTTGCTGAAAGACTTGGAGGTAGCAACATCTCTGTAATCTCTGTTGAAGGATTTCCCTTGTGA